The window TCGGGGCCGCGGGAGCCGGCGCGGGGACCGACGGAGCGGCAGGCGCCGGAGCGGCCGGAGCCGTGGTGGTCTCTGCGGCCCCCGCGGCCGCAGTACCCGCCGGAGCCGAGGCGGCGGGCGCCCCCGGCTTGTAGTCGGCGAAGAAGTCCCACCAGGCTCGGTCTACCGAATTGGGGTCCTGGAGGTACTGCTGATAGATCTCGTCGACGAGCCACTCGTTCGGACCGAACGCGGCCGCGGGGTTCTTGCCCGCTTGGTCGGTGTCGGTCGAGATGCTCGAGTTACTGGGGGACTGTGGCGACACGGCGGCAACCGCCCTCTTCCGCTTCACAAGGTGATGGACAGCGGAAATAAAGGCTACGCCCCTATGGCCGCGAAGGTCAGGCTGAGCAAGGTCATCGTCGCGTAAGTCACATCGGAAAGCGTGTTTCGTGCCTGGAAATGGCGGGAAACAAGCGTGGTTCCGCATCAGCTGGGAAGGCGCGACCGCGGCCCGGCACGCCACAGGCGCGGGGCTCTGCCTGATCACACGTGTCCGTCAGTCAGGACGCACATGGATCTTGTCGCTCCGCTTCGAACTTTACGTCAACTTGGCACAGATGGCTGCCCGGGAAGTGTGACAAGAATCCGGCAACCCCGATCGGATTCGGCCACACCGATCCGGCCGCCGTGCAGATCGACGGCCCAGCGTGCGATCGCCAGCCCCAGCCCCGTACCGCCGTCGCTGCCCGGCCCGTGCGGCCGGATCACGGCGCCCCGGTTGAACCGCTCGAAGACCCGGTGCCAGTCCGACCGCGGAATGCCCGGACCCTCGTCCAGGACCTCCAGCTCCAGCGACTCCGGGTACGCCCCGCGCCGTGCCTTGACCGTCACGCGGCCGTGCGCCGGGCTGTGCTTGATCGCGTTGTCGATGAGGTTGGCGACGACCTGGTGGATGCGCTCGGGGTCGGCGTGCGCGGTCAGCTCCGGCGGGGAGACGTCGAGGTGCAGATGGACGTCCGTACGCGTGTGACTGCCGGAGCCCGACGCCATGCCCCCGCGCGCGGAGGCGACCATGTTGGCCTCCTTCAGCACGCCGGACAGGTACGGCCAGACCTCGAAGCGCCGCATGCGCAGCGGTACGACGCCGTTGTCCAGGCGGGACAGGTCCAGGAGTGTCTCCACGAGCCGGCCCAGCCGCTCGGTCTGCTTCAGTGCCGTGCGCATCGTCTCGGGGTCGGCCTCGGCGATGCCGTCGACCACGTTCTCCAGGACGGCCCGCAGACCCGCGATCGGGGTGCGCAGCTCGTGCGAGACGTTCGCCACCAGCTCCTTGCGCTGCTGGTCCTGGGCCTCCAGCTCGTCCGCCATGAGGTTGATCGTCCCGGCCAGGTCGCCCAGCTCGTCCCGGCGGTTCTCCCGCACCCGGCGGGTGTAGTCGCCGTGCGAGATGGACCGGGCCACCGCGTTCATCTCGTCCAGCGGTGCGGTGAGCGAATGGGCCACGAACTGCGTAATGAGCAGTGTGGCGATCATCGAGAAGACCGTGATGAAGCGCAGCTCCGTCTGGGTGCGCACGGCGATCATCGACAGTCCTGTGGTGATCAGGACCGCGATGATGACCAGTGCGCCCAGCTTGGTCTTGATCGAGAACGGACGTACGCCGCCCCAGGGCTCCCCGGGGCCTCTCCGCGCGGCCGGCCCGTCGCTCATGGCGTCGGGGTCTCCAGGGCGTAGCCCACGCCGTGCACGGTGCGGATCCGCTCGGCGCCGATCTTCCGGCGCAGCGCCTTGATGTGGCTGTCGACCGTGCGGGTGCCGGAGGCATCCGCCCAGTCCCACACCTCGGCGAGCAACTGCTCCCGGGAGAGCACCGCGCGCGGGGTGTTCGCCAGGCACACCAGGAGGTCGAACTCGGTCGGGGTGAGGTGGACATCCTCACTGCGCACCCGCACACGCCGCTGCGCGTGGTCGATCTCCAGCTCGCCCAGGCGCAGGATGCCCGACCGCGGGGTCGTGGCGGCCAGCGCGGCCCGCTCGACGCGGCGCAGCAGTACATGCACGCGTGCCGCCAGCTCCCGCATCGAGAACGGCTTGGTCATGTAGTCGTCGGCGCCGACGCCGAGCCCGACCAGCATGTCGGTCTCGTCGTCGCGCGCGGTCAGCATCATCACCGGTACCGGCCGCTGGGCCTGCACCCGGCGGCATACCTCCAGGCCGTCGAAGCCCGGCAGCATGATGTCGAGGATCAGCAGGTCGGGCTGCCAGGCCTCGGCCGTGTCGACGGCCGCCGGACCGTCGCCCGCGGTCTGCACGAGGAAACCCTCGGCACGCAGGCGGGCCGCGATGGCGTCCACGATGGTCGGATCGTCCTCGACCACGAGGACCCGGCGCTGAGCGCCGGGAGTCGCCGCCGTGCCGTTGTGGGAGGTGTGTGTCTGCTCCATCGCCCGCCCCAAAGTTGCTTTCCGGAATCCGTGGGGTGATCCCGCTACCTGGCTATGCCTGCGCATGCTTGCGATTGACGCTTGAATGATCCGCGTCAGAGAAGCAGAGTACGGGGAGTCACCGTGCCACGGCTATCCAGGTCGGACGGCGAGGTGCACGACGTCCGGAACGCCCCGGGCAACGGGGATCTCTTCGGTACGCACCTGTTGGAATCCGGCATTACGCAAGGTTTCTTCGAATTCCGGAGAGGGTTGGGCGGACCATACGGCCAGCACCCCACCCGGCCTCAACGCCCCTGCGCAGGCCGCCAGTCCGGCCGGTGAGTACAGGCTGTCGTTGCCCTCGGTGACGGTCCAGCCAGGGCCGTTGTCGATGTCGAGACACAGTGCGTCATACGTGTCGTAAGTCTCAGTTACGTGCGCCACCAGATCCGTTTCCAGAATCTCGGTGCGCGGATCGGCGAGGGCACGGGCGGAGAAGTCGGACAACGGCCCGTCGAGATGCCAGCCGATAATCGCGGGCTCGCGCTCGACGACGGTGATCCGTCTCGGGCGCGGATCGGCGGCGGCGTGTGCGAGCGAGAACCCGACGCCGAGCCCGCCGATCAGCACCTCCGGGTCCGGCCGTCCGGCCAGCGCGCCGAGCGCCGCGTCGACCAGCAGCCGCTCCGAGTGCCCGTCGGAGGTGTCCATCAAAAAGCAGCCGTTCGCGATGATCTGGAGCAGTTCGCCGTGCCGCCGCAGCACGATCTCGCCGTACGGGCCCTCGCGACGGTCCAGTACTTCGGGGATGTCGTACGAAGTGGGCATCCGGCCATCCTCGCAGCTGAGAGCGGGACGGCCGAGGGAATTACGTCAGAGAGCGAGCGCGTGCCCGTACGGGCACGGCCTCACGACTGGCGGGGGAGATTCTTGGGAAGACGCGAGAGCTTCTTGAGAGGTTGCTGAGAATCTGCTGTCGTGTGGCGCTGATCACAGACATGAGGTGGGGGCCGGTCCGAGGGTGAGGTAAACGGAAGGAGCGCCTCACCGTGGAACGGACTGTGACTGCGGGTACGGCGGTCTCGACTTCGAAGCCGGCGTCTTCGAGCGCGGCCGGTCCTTCCGGCGACGCGGGCCTGCCCGAGGTGGCCGGGCTGCTGGACGGGATGCCGCGCCAGCGCGGACCACTGAGCGCCACTCCCGCGCCGACCCCGGCGCCGGTCGTCCCCGAGCCCGCCGCGGTCACCGAGCTCGCCGGGGCCACCCGGGCCGCCGAGGCCAGAGCCCGCGCCTTCCACCCCTGGCGGCTGCTCCCCACCCCCACCGGAACCCCCTTCACCTGCGCTTACGCCGCCGTACTGGCCGTCACCTCACTCATCGCCACCTACGCCGACCCCGCCCTCGTCCACGCCCTGCACCAGGGCTCCAGCACCGATGTGGCGCATCTCGTGCGGACACCCGCGATGGTGCTGATCGCCAGCGCGCTGTGGATCGCGGGCGGGATCATGGCGCCGTACACGCTCGGCCTCCTGCTCGTGCTCACCGCGCTGGAGCGGCGGATCGGCGGTGCTCGCACGGCCGTCGTCTTCCTTGCCGGGCACGTCCTTGCGACCCTCGCGACCGAGGTCCCGGTCGGGCTGGCGGTGCTGGTCGGACACCTCCCGGACAGTTCGCTGCACCGCCTCGACTACGGCATCAGCTTCGGCGTCGCCACGAGCGTCGGCGCGCTGGCCGGGCTGCTGCGGCCGTGGCTGCGGTGGCCGGTTCTGGTGCTGTTCGGCGGGATGTTGGTCCAGGACCTGCTGAATCTCACGGACCCGCTGACCAATTGGGGGCATCTGATCTCCCTGGTCATCGGGATCGCGCTGTGGCCGGTGGTGCGCCGCTGGTACGCCTCGGATTCAGTCGGCCACGGGCGACCACACGTAGGGCGTGGTCGTCGTCACCGCAGCGAAGCCCAGCCGCCGCAGGATCGGCGCGCTGTCGTCGGAGGCGTCCACATGCAGGTAGCCGACCCCGCGGGCGACGGCGAGCGCGGCGCGGGTGGCGACCAGGGCACGGTAGATGCCGCGGCCGCGCCACTCGGCCAGCGTTGACCCGCCCCACAGGCTCGCGAACCCGGTCCCCTCGCGGAACACCAGCCACGCCGCGGACACGACCTCGCCGTCCGCCTCGGCGACGTACACGGCGATCTGGTCCGGGGCGGACGCGACCCGGCCGATGAGATCGTCGGCGAGCCAGCTCCAGTCCTGGCCCCACACGACCGACTCCATCACGGCGATGCGGCGCATGTCCGCGTCCGCGGTGACCCGCCGCAGCGTCACCCCCTCCGGCAGGACGGGCTGTCGTACGGCCATGTCGGCGGCCCGTCCCACCAGCACCGTCTCCTGCTCCTCGGGCACGAAGCCCGCCGCGCGCAGGCGGTCGGTGAGGTCGGCCGGGTCGTCGTGGGACCGGGTCTTCCACTCCACCGCCTCATCGCGCGCCGCGAAGTAGTCGCGCTGCCGGGCGATGAGCCCGTCGAGTTCGGCGCCGCGTACGCCGAGCGAGCGCGGGCCGCTGACGAGGCCCCGGAATCCGCCGACGATCCGCAGCAGGGGGCCGTCCTGTTCGTACGTCACACCGGCGGGCGGGGTCGGGGGCGCGCCGCGCATCTGGTCGTCGTAGGCCGCGAGAAGGAACTCTGTGTCTGTCACGGGGAGACGGTGGGGGAAGAACCGGCCCTCGGCAACCGTTTATTCACAAAAGCCGAGGTCGCAGGGTGTGGCGCAGTTGATCGCTCACAGCGAACGAAGGCCTGGGAACATTCAAGCCCCTCCATGCATTGAGTCGGCATAACTCAACTTGACTGCCGAAGGGGAGATCATGGCTTCGACGTCCACACCGCTCACCCTGCCTGTGCTGCCGCTCGACGACGAGGTCGTGCTGCCCGGAATGGTCGTCCCGCTGGACCTGAACGACGCCGATGTACGCGCCGCGGTGGAGGCCGCGCAGGCAGCCGCCCGGTCCGAGCCGGGAAAGCCACGGGTGCTGCTGGTGCCACGCATCGACGGGACGTACGCGAGCACCGGTGTGCTCGGCACCGTCGAGCAGGTCGGCCGGCTGGCCGACGGTGACCCGGGTGCCCTGATCCGCGGTCGCGGCCGCGTGCAGATCGGCGCCGGGACGACCGGACCGGGTGCGGCACTGTGGGTCGAGGGGACACGGGTCGACGAGAGCGTGCCCGAGCCGCTGCCCGGACAGGTCACCGAACTGGTCAAGGAATACAAGGCACTCGCCACCGCCTGGCTGCGCAAGCGCGGCGCCTGGCAGGTCGTCGACCGCGTCCAGGCCATCGACGACGTCTCGGCGCTCGCCGACAACTCCGGTTACTCGCCCTTCCTGTCCACCGAACAGAAGGTGGAGCTCCTGGAGACCGCCGACCCGGTCGTCCGCCTCAAGCTCGCCACCCAGCACCTTCGCGACCACCTCGCCGAGCAGGACGTCGCCGAGACCATCGCCAAGGACGTCCAGGAGGGCGTCGACAAGCAGCAGCGCGAGTTCCTGCTGCGCCGTCAGCTGGAGGCCGTCCGCAAGGAACTGCGCGAGCTGAACGGCGAGCAGGACGGCGAGGAGTCCGACGACTACCGCGCCCGCGTCGAGGCCGCCGACCTGCCGGAGAAGGTCCGCGAGGCGGCCTTGAAGGAGGTCGACAAGCTGGAGCGGTCCAGCGACCAGTCCCCGGAGGGCTCCTGGATCCGCACCTGGCTGGACACCGTCCTCGAACTCCCCTGGAACGAGCGGACCGAGGACGCCTACGACATCCAGGGCGCGAAGGGTGTGCTGGACGCCGAGCACGCCGGTCTGCAGGACGTGAAGGAGCGGATCACCGAGTACCTGGCGGTGCGCAAGCGCCGTACCGACCGCGGCCTCGGTGTCGTCGGCGGCCGGCGCGGCGGTGCCGTGCTGGCCCTGGTCGGCCCGCCCGGCGTCGGCAAGACGTCGCTCGGCGAGTCCGTCGCCCACGCCATGGGCCGCAAGTTCGTCCGGGTCGCCCTCGGCGGCGTCCGCGACGAGGCCGAGATCCGCGGCCACCGCCGTACGTACGTGGGCGCGCTGCCCGGCCGGATCGTGCGCGCGATCAAGGAGGCCGGTTCGATGAACCCGGTGGTCCTCCTCGACGAGATCGACAAGGTGGGCTCGGACTTCCGCGGCGACCCGGCGGCGGCGCTGCTGGAGGTCCTGGACCCGGCCCAGAACCACACCTTCCGCGACCACTACCTGGAGGTGGAGCTGGACCTGTCGGACGTGGTCTTCCTCGCCACCGCCAACGTCCTGGAGGCCATCCCCGAGGCCCTGCTCGACCGGATGGAGCTGGTCCGCCTCGACGGCTACACCGAGGACGAGAAGATCGTCATCGCCCGCGACCACCTGCTCCCGCGCCAACTGGAGCGGGCGGGCC of the Streptomyces sp. T12 genome contains:
- a CDS encoding cell wall metabolism sensor histidine kinase WalK, whose product is MSDGPAARRGPGEPWGGVRPFSIKTKLGALVIIAVLITTGLSMIAVRTQTELRFITVFSMIATLLITQFVAHSLTAPLDEMNAVARSISHGDYTRRVRENRRDELGDLAGTINLMADELEAQDQQRKELVANVSHELRTPIAGLRAVLENVVDGIAEADPETMRTALKQTERLGRLVETLLDLSRLDNGVVPLRMRRFEVWPYLSGVLKEANMVASARGGMASGSGSHTRTDVHLHLDVSPPELTAHADPERIHQVVANLIDNAIKHSPAHGRVTVKARRGAYPESLELEVLDEGPGIPRSDWHRVFERFNRGAVIRPHGPGSDGGTGLGLAIARWAVDLHGGRIGVAESDRGCRILVTLPGQPSVPS
- a CDS encoding response regulator transcription factor, giving the protein MEQTHTSHNGTAATPGAQRRVLVVEDDPTIVDAIAARLRAEGFLVQTAGDGPAAVDTAEAWQPDLLILDIMLPGFDGLEVCRRVQAQRPVPVMMLTARDDETDMLVGLGVGADDYMTKPFSMRELAARVHVLLRRVERAALAATTPRSGILRLGELEIDHAQRRVRVRSEDVHLTPTEFDLLVCLANTPRAVLSREQLLAEVWDWADASGTRTVDSHIKALRRKIGAERIRTVHGVGYALETPTP
- a CDS encoding spermidine synthase, giving the protein MPTSYDIPEVLDRREGPYGEIVLRRHGELLQIIANGCFLMDTSDGHSERLLVDAALGALAGRPDPEVLIGGLGVGFSLAHAAADPRPRRITVVEREPAIIGWHLDGPLSDFSARALADPRTEILETDLVAHVTETYDTYDALCLDIDNGPGWTVTEGNDSLYSPAGLAACAGALRPGGVLAVWSAQPSPEFEETLRNAGFQQVRTEEIPVARGVPDVVHLAVRPG
- a CDS encoding GNAT family N-acetyltransferase, giving the protein MTDTEFLLAAYDDQMRGAPPTPPAGVTYEQDGPLLRIVGGFRGLVSGPRSLGVRGAELDGLIARQRDYFAARDEAVEWKTRSHDDPADLTDRLRAAGFVPEEQETVLVGRAADMAVRQPVLPEGVTLRRVTADADMRRIAVMESVVWGQDWSWLADDLIGRVASAPDQIAVYVAEADGEVVSAAWLVFREGTGFASLWGGSTLAEWRGRGIYRALVATRAALAVARGVGYLHVDASDDSAPILRRLGFAAVTTTTPYVWSPVAD
- the lon gene encoding endopeptidase La, coding for MASTSTPLTLPVLPLDDEVVLPGMVVPLDLNDADVRAAVEAAQAAARSEPGKPRVLLVPRIDGTYASTGVLGTVEQVGRLADGDPGALIRGRGRVQIGAGTTGPGAALWVEGTRVDESVPEPLPGQVTELVKEYKALATAWLRKRGAWQVVDRVQAIDDVSALADNSGYSPFLSTEQKVELLETADPVVRLKLATQHLRDHLAEQDVAETIAKDVQEGVDKQQREFLLRRQLEAVRKELRELNGEQDGEESDDYRARVEAADLPEKVREAALKEVDKLERSSDQSPEGSWIRTWLDTVLELPWNERTEDAYDIQGAKGVLDAEHAGLQDVKERITEYLAVRKRRTDRGLGVVGGRRGGAVLALVGPPGVGKTSLGESVAHAMGRKFVRVALGGVRDEAEIRGHRRTYVGALPGRIVRAIKEAGSMNPVVLLDEIDKVGSDFRGDPAAALLEVLDPAQNHTFRDHYLEVELDLSDVVFLATANVLEAIPEALLDRMELVRLDGYTEDEKIVIARDHLLPRQLERAGLVKDEVAIDEGALRKLAGEYTREAGVRTLERSIARLLRKVAAQHELGERKLPFTVGEGDLRGLIGRPHHVPESAQDPAERRTAVPGVATGLAVTGAGGDVLFVEASLADPETGAAGLTLTGQLGDVMKESAQIALSFLRSHGAELELPVADLKDRGVHIHFPAGAVPKDGPSAGITMTTALASLLSGRPLRTDVAMTGEVSLTGRVLPIGGVKQKLLAAQRAGVTTVIIPKRNESDLDDVPAEVLDKLDVHAVTDVRQVLELALSPAVSGVAPEVPVAA